In the Clostridium gelidum genome, CAAAGTCAAATCTTGATTGAAGTGTTTGTGATACGTTTTCCATTGTGTTTGAAAGTTGACAAAACATTTGTTTTGCTTCTTGATTATCTGTATCTAAAGAAAATGTCTTCATATCAGAAGCTAATCCTTTAGCACTAGCTAATGCTGTTTCAAGTTTTGTTCCTGTTGGCATAATAATTCCTTCTTTCTATTTTTTATTGCAACTATATTTTGCTCATAACTAATTTAAATATTCTATTTATTCATAATGTAATATATTCCTTCTTATTAGTTCTTTTCTTAGAATTCATTTTTACAATTACACTTTAAATTTCTTTATCATCTCACTTAAATTACTTGCAAGCTTTCTTACTTCTTTTAATTTAAGTTGCAAAAAACTCTTGGATTACTCCAAAAGGTTTTATAGATTTCAGCATATATATTTTAAAATTTAAAGGAGTCATTGATACTATTATCAATGACTCCTTTAAATTTAAACTATAGTTCTTCACCATTAGTCTTTATTACATTTTGATACCAATAGAAGCTATCCTTCTTGTAACGATCCATTGATGCTCCTTCTTCTTCTTCACGGTCTACATAAATGAAACCATAACGTTTTTGATATCCATTTAACCAGCTTAATAGATCTGTTATTGACCATGTGCAGTATGCAAGTACTTCACAGCCTTCATTAACAGCTTCCTTTAATTCTTCTATATGGGCCTTTAGATATGCTATACGATAATCATCATGAATCTTATTATCTTCAGTCTTCTTATCAAATGCTCCGAGTCCATTTTCAGAAATAACTATTGGTAAATCATATCTGCTTGTGACAGTTCTACAGCACATTCTTATTCCCATAGGATCAATAGTCCAATCCCAATCTGTAGTTTTCAAGTGTGGATTAGCTGGGTTCTTGTATAATCCAGGTGTTCCACTAACTTGTGCTGTACCCTTTTTACCCGAAGTATTCATTTCAGCCATTCCAACACCATCTATTGGATTGTATTCAACAACTGCTGTTTGATAGTAGTTTATTCCCATAAAGTCAACTTGTGAAGCTGATTTCATAAGTTCAGCATCACCATCTTCAAACTTTGGTGCAACGCCTTGTGATTCCAAATACTTAAAGGCTGCTTTTGGATAACGTCCATATGCATAAACATCCATCCACCAGAATGATCTTAAATCATCATAATCCGCCTTTGCCATATTGTTTATAGGTGAACAATCAATTGGATAAGATGGTGAAAATGCAAAACTTGCACCAATTTTCCCATCTGGGATTATCTTTTTAAATGCAAGTACTGCTTTAGCATGAGCTATATTTGCATGATGGTTTACTTGATAAAACATCTTTAAATCATTCTTCTTGCCTGGTGGGTGTGTTGCCATCATCCATCCATGTTCTGTAAATACATTTTGTTCATTTAAAGTTATCCAATACTTAACTTTACCTTTATAACGTTCAAATAGAGTAATTGCATAATTTTCATAATCATCAATTATATTTCTACTTTCCCATCCGCTATATTCTTCTTGAAGAGCTTGTGGTAGATCCCAGTGATAAATTGTAACCATTGGTTCAATTCCATATTTTAAACATTCATCAATTACATCATCATAGAATTGTAAGCCTTTTTCATTAACTTCGCCTTTGCCTTTTGGATAAATTCTTGACCAAGAAATTGAAAATCTATAACTCTTTAATCCCATTTCTGCCATTAAAGCAATATCTTCTTTAAAACGATGATAATGGTCAACTGCTACATCACCTGTTGTAGCTTTAAATGTTTTTCCAGGAATCCTTACAAATTCATCCCAGTTACTTCTTCCTTTTCCCTCTTCTTCAGCAGCACCCTCTACTTGATACGCTGCAGATGCACTCCCCCATAGAAAATCCTTTTGGAATCCATGCTTGTCTTTAAAATACATTCCTCATCCTCCTAACAATATTTCTTATTTCCTTTTAATTAAATTTCGTATCCATTTAAGATAAGAAATTACGCCTAATTATTAACAACTTTATAAGTCTAGATTATCATATAACCATTAACTTTGTCTATATCATTTGAATTTTTATGTTATAACTTTTCATGTTATAACTTATTGTTTTAAAATATTTTAATACAACATAAAATGCCTTGGTTCTAGAATCTCAATTCTATCTACCAACGCATTAAATATGTTGTCATAATAATTTCTACTTGTGATATAGCACAGCCACTGTCTCCACATGTTTGGTCATAGAAAACATATCAACCGGCTGTACTTCTACAGTCTCATATCCCAACTCATTCAAATGTTTTAAATCCCTTGCTAAAGTACTTGGATCACAAGATACATATACTACTCGTTTAGGCTTTGCTTCTCCTATTGCATCTAGTAATTTAGCTTCACACCCTTTTCTTGGTGGATCTACTACTATTACATCTGGCTTAACTCCATCATTTATTAATTGAGGAATTATCTTTTCTGCTTTACCTACATAAAATTCAGAATTAGCTATTTCATTTTGCTTTGCATTAACTTTTGCATTTTCAATTGCTTGTTCTAAAATTTCTACTCCATAAACTTTTCTAGCCTTTTGAGATAAAAATAGTGTTATTGTACCTGTACCACAATAAGCATCAAATACAACCTCATTTCCACTTAAATTAGCATATTCTAAAGCCTTATTATAAAGGGCTTCTGTTTGCATTGGGTTTACTTGAAAGAATGATAAAGGAGATATGTTGAACTTATATTCCCCTATGTAATCACATATATAATCTTCTCCCCATAACGTAACACATTTATCACCAAGGACTAAATTAGTATCTACAGAATTTATATTTTGAATTACACTCTTTAAATTATTAACTTCCTTATTCAAATCATTTATTAATTCATCTCTATTGGGAATTTCTTTTTCTGTAGTAACTAATACAACCATAACTTCATTAGTCCTAAAGCCTTTTCTAACCATTATATTTCTAATCAAGCCTTGCTCATAAAATATTCCATCTTTTTTAGCTGGTATTATTGAATACTTTTCAATCCAAGCTCTTATGACTCTTACAATTTTATCAGATTCTTCATCTTGAAGTAGACAAGTATCCATATTGATTATTTCATGAGTTTTTTCACTAAAAAATCCTATTGCAAGTTTATCCTCCACTAATCCAACAGAATATATAACTTTATTTCTGTATCTATATTCCTTTTTCATTCCTAGTGGATATTTTACGATTTTTTCATCTAATCCTGCAATTTTCTTTACACAATCTTTTACTCTATCAAACTTAAAATCTAATTGTCCTTCATAATTTAAATGGATTAAAGTACAACCACCACATTTTTTATAATTATCACATTCAGGCTCTTTTCTTTCATTTGATTTTTCTATTATTTCTATAAGCTTTCCATAAGCATACTTTTTTTTAGCCTTAATTATTTCTATTCTTACCTTTTCACCCTTTAATGCTCCTGGTATAAATATTGGATATCTATCTATTTTAGCAACACCTTCACCTTCATAACCTAATGATTCAATATTCACAATATATTCTTTATTATTTTCTAACACACACACACATCCTTCGTTAATTTTACATTTATGTTAACTATTTTCTTATTCTTTACGCCTTTAGCCAGACTTTTAGGCATATGAAAATAAATAACAAGTCCAAAGTTGCCATGAATATTTTTCATCAGGCAAGAAGACGAATTGCCCTCATAGCAGGCCTATTAGGTCAATTTGCCGACGCAGCATGATGGGAAATAGGCTGGCAAATGGACTTGTTATTTTTTTGATTATGCCTTATTCCCATGCAATGAATTATATCATAATTAACTCAGTTATCATTACTTAAAAGTAATTTACTCTTTGATTACTATTTATAACATTTCTATATATAGTTTATAAAATAAAAAGAGCACCTTTCGGTGCTAATACAGAATCAGTTGCCATTTAATTCCATAGTCATTTAATAAGTATTTCTCATTAAGAGTAATAATATACATTATATATTAAATATTGCCTATATAAATGTTAATTTTTTGTTAACATTTATATAGGCAATAAAATGTATAATTAGATTTTCAGTTCAGACTATATATCAAAAAGAGACTTCAGTAAAATAATTACTAAAGTCTCTATGTATATTAAAAAATTATGTTTTTAAATTATTTTACAACGCTAACCTTTAATAGGTTTGTTGCTCCAATTTCATTAACAGGTACTCCAGCTGCAAGTACTACTGTATCTCCTGATTTAACATATTCATACATTTTAGCAGTTTGAACTGATTTTTCTAACATTTCATCAGTTGATACCATCTTATCTGCTACTATTGGATATACACCCCATGAGAATGCTAATTGCTTAGCAACTACTTCATCTGAAGTAACAGCTATAATTGCACAATCTGGTCTACATTGAGAAATTCTTCTTGCAGTAGCACCAGTTTGAGTTGATGATATAATAGCTTCTGCTTGTAATTCACTAGCTGCATTACATGCTGCTCTTGAGATTACTCCTGATATAGCTGGTGTATGAGATTTAGCAGTTGAAACAGCAACTGTATAAGTTAATTGCTTTTCAGCTTCTTCTGCAATTTTAGCCATTGTAGCTACTGCTTCTACTGGATAGTCTCCATTAGCACTTTCTCCTGATAACATGATTGCATCAGTACCATCAATTATTGCGTTAGCAACGTCTGAAACTTCTGCTCTTGTTGGTCTTGGGTTTCTCATCATAGAATCTAACATTTGAGTTGCAGTTACAACTGGTTTTCCAGCCGCATTACATTTTTGAATCATCATCTTTTGAACTGTAGGTACTTGTTCTATTGGAATTTCAACTCCTAGGTCTCCTCTTGCTACCATTAAAAGATCTGAAGCTTCTAAGATTTCATCGATGTTATCAACACCTTCTTGGTTTTCGATTTTAGAACAAATTAATATTCTTTCTCCACCATTTGCATCAAGTATTTCTCTAATAGTCTTTACATCAGATGCTTTTCTTATAAATGAA is a window encoding:
- a CDS encoding DUF1657 domain-containing protein gives rise to the protein MPTGTKLETALASAKGLASDMKTFSLDTDNQEAKQMFCQLSNTMENVSQTLQSRFDFVKQEEPQYNK
- a CDS encoding glycoside hydrolase family 1 protein — translated: MYFKDKHGFQKDFLWGSASAAYQVEGAAEEEGKGRSNWDEFVRIPGKTFKATTGDVAVDHYHRFKEDIALMAEMGLKSYRFSISWSRIYPKGKGEVNEKGLQFYDDVIDECLKYGIEPMVTIYHWDLPQALQEEYSGWESRNIIDDYENYAITLFERYKGKVKYWITLNEQNVFTEHGWMMATHPPGKKNDLKMFYQVNHHANIAHAKAVLAFKKIIPDGKIGASFAFSPSYPIDCSPINNMAKADYDDLRSFWWMDVYAYGRYPKAAFKYLESQGVAPKFEDGDAELMKSASQVDFMGINYYQTAVVEYNPIDGVGMAEMNTSGKKGTAQVSGTPGLYKNPANPHLKTTDWDWTIDPMGIRMCCRTVTSRYDLPIVISENGLGAFDKKTEDNKIHDDYRIAYLKAHIEELKEAVNEGCEVLAYCTWSITDLLSWLNGYQKRYGFIYVDREEEEGASMDRYKKDSFYWYQNVIKTNGEEL
- the rlmD gene encoding 23S rRNA (uracil(1939)-C(5))-methyltransferase RlmD — encoded protein: MLENNKEYIVNIESLGYEGEGVAKIDRYPIFIPGALKGEKVRIEIIKAKKKYAYGKLIEIIEKSNERKEPECDNYKKCGGCTLIHLNYEGQLDFKFDRVKDCVKKIAGLDEKIVKYPLGMKKEYRYRNKVIYSVGLVEDKLAIGFFSEKTHEIINMDTCLLQDEESDKIVRVIRAWIEKYSIIPAKKDGIFYEQGLIRNIMVRKGFRTNEVMVVLVTTEKEIPNRDELINDLNKEVNNLKSVIQNINSVDTNLVLGDKCVTLWGEDYICDYIGEYKFNISPLSFFQVNPMQTEALYNKALEYANLSGNEVVFDAYCGTGTITLFLSQKARKVYGVEILEQAIENAKVNAKQNEIANSEFYVGKAEKIIPQLINDGVKPDVIVVDPPRKGCEAKLLDAIGEAKPKRVVYVSCDPSTLARDLKHLNELGYETVEVQPVDMFSMTKHVETVAVLYHK
- the pyk gene encoding pyruvate kinase; translated protein: MRKTKMICTIGPASEDMEILEKIMLAGMNASRHNFSHGDHEEHGGRIAKVKELSKKLNREIAIILDTKGPEIRTGKFEPKKLELIKGTEFTVYAGDMEIVGDATKCAVTYEGLANDVKPGNTILIDDGLVGLTVKSVSGNAIKCEVQNTGFVGTHKGVNVPGVSIKLPALTEKDKSDLIFGCGVGVTMIAASFIRKASDVKTIREILDANGGERILICSKIENQEGVDNIDEILEASDLLMVARGDLGVEIPIEQVPTVQKMMIQKCNAAGKPVVTATQMLDSMMRNPRPTRAEVSDVANAIIDGTDAIMLSGESANGDYPVEAVATMAKIAEEAEKQLTYTVAVSTAKSHTPAISGVISRAACNAASELQAEAIISSTQTGATARRISQCRPDCAIIAVTSDEVVAKQLAFSWGVYPIVADKMVSTDEMLEKSVQTAKMYEYVKSGDTVVLAAGVPVNEIGATNLLKVSVVK